Proteins encoded in a region of the Triticum dicoccoides isolate Atlit2015 ecotype Zavitan chromosome 3A, WEW_v2.0, whole genome shotgun sequence genome:
- the LOC119266742 gene encoding 17.9 kDa heat shock protein 2-like, with protein MSLVRFFDTLALDSWNPFGSIFGTTASSGTDAWLASDTTAFADTYIESRETAEAYVFSARLPAGVTKEEVKVEVEEEGKVLVIAGERNLRREAKSETRHHVERSVATFFGRFHLPDDAALGQVRAAMDDGGAQLIVTVPRASVAVAAVTMPEPAVAIEVGEASPC; from the coding sequence ATGTCGTTGGTGAGGTTCTTCGACACGCTGGCCCTGGACTCGTGGAACCCCTTCGGCAGCATCTTCGGCACCACGGCGTCCAGCGGCACCGACGCCTGGCTGGCCAGCGACACGACGGCGTTCGCCGACACCTACATCGAGAGCCGGGAGACGGCGGAGGCCTACGTGTTCAGCGCCAGGCTCCCCGCGGGCGTCACCAAGGAGGAGGtcaaggtggaggtggaggaggagggcaAGGTGCTGGTCATCGCCGGCGAGCGGAACCTGCGGAGGGAGGCCAAGAGCGAGACGCGCCACCACGTCGAGCGCAGCGTCGCCACCTTCTTCGGCAGGTTCCACCTCCCCGACGACGCCGCCCTGGGCCAGGTCAGGGCCGCCATGGACGACGGCGGCGCGCAGCTCATCGTCACAGTGCCCAGGGCCAGCGTCGCCGTTGCTGCCGTGACCATGCCCGAGCCGGCCGTGGCCATCGAGGTCGGCGAGGCCAGCCCGTGCTGA